The Oreochromis niloticus isolate F11D_XX linkage group LG2, O_niloticus_UMD_NMBU, whole genome shotgun sequence genome includes a region encoding these proteins:
- the LOC112842428 gene encoding protocadherin alpha-8 — MVAGGQRRGTQCWWFALSFSLMLSCVERVSAQIKYSIPEEVKVGSAVGNVAKDLGLDISSLEERQFRIVSGAEDAQFIVNTRNGVLSVQENIDREELCESISPCLINLKMVAENPMEIHYVEVEIIDVNDNSPSFQEEESILEISESTFPGKRFQLPAAHDPDVVTNTVRMYKLNHNDYFSLQIRERGEDKIPFLVLQKSLDREKENEHKLILTAVDGGNPPRSGTLNVTVIVLDSNDNNPTFSQEVYSVTIHENVEVNKRVITVNATDLDESSNGEIEYVFGGQLDRKIYEMFSLDKNTGEIRVKGKIDFEKVDVYKLDVHATDKGQPPMSTDCRVIIKVLDVNDNKPDIGVTSLSKMVSEDSKPGTVVALISITDQDAGLNGKVICSLSDNVPFDLKPSFQENMYSLVIKHKLDRESVSHYDVTITATDCGVPPLSTSRTLIIDVSDVNDNAPQFAQNPVELYLVENNEPGKPIFSVSASDKDLNENAALTYRIIREESSQQKNAVFLNINSDNGQITALKSFDFETLKTFQFQVVASDSGTPSLSNNVTVKVFILDQNDNAPAILYPLNSNGSAQGVEEIPRNVNAGHLVTKVRAYDADIGYNGWLLFSLQEVTDHSLFALDRYTGQIRTLRSFTETDEAEHKLVILVKDNGNVSLSATATVIVKLVEPKEAFAASDVKSAAKDDEDSNVIFYLMITLGAVSVLFLVSIIVLIAMQCSKSTDYTSKYLPETNYDGTLCHSIQYRSGEKRYMLVGPRMSIGSTIVPGSHANTLVLPDRRRPSEEYFNCYHHYFERLPIIFCSLLTLHKLLGYPRMHGAEISLEKLSN; from the exons ATGGTGGCAGGAGGACAAAGACGAGGAACGCAGTGTTGGTGGTTTGCTCTCAGCTTTTCTCTGATGCTCAGCTGTGTGGAGCGGgtttcagctcagataaaatattcAATTCCAGAGGAAGTAAAGGTAGGAAGTGCTGTTGGAAATGTGGCAAAGGATCTGGGACTGGACATCAGTTCACTAGAGGAAAGACAGTTTCGTATTGTCTCTGGAGCTGAAGATGCTCAATTTATAGTAAATACGAGAAATGGCGTCCTCTCTGTGCAAGAGAACATTGACAGAGAAGAACTGTGCGAAAGCATTTCTCCTTGTCTGATAAACCTAAAAATGGTAGCTGAGAATCCCATGGAAATACATTATGTAGAAGTGGAAATCATAGACGTAAATGATAATTCACCCAGCTTTCAAGAGGAAGAAAGCATACTAGAGATTTCAGAGTCTACTTTCCCAGGTAAACGATTTCAGTTGCCAGCTGCACATGATCCAGATGTTGTTACCAACACAGTACGGATGTACAAATTAAACCATAACGATTATTTTAGTTTGCAAATtcgagagagaggagaggacaaGATACCATTCTTAGTTTTACAGAAGTCTCTGGATCGGGAAAAGGAGAATGAACACAAACTAATCCTGACAGCAGTTGACGGAGGAAATCCACCGAGATCAGGGACTCTTAATGTCACAGTCATAGTCCTCGATTCAAATGATAATAACCCTACATTTAGTCAAGAAGTTTATTCAGTAACAATACACGAAAATGTAGAGGTGAATAAACGCGTAATTACCGTAAATGCAACTGATTTAGACGAGAGTTCAAACGGAGAAATCGAGTACGTTTTCGGTGGTCAGCTTGACCGAAAGATTTATGAAATGTTTAGCTTAGATAAAAACACGGGTGAAATTCGAGTAAAAGGAAAGATTGACTTTGAGAAGGTGGATGTTTATAAGCTAGACGTCCACGCCACGGACAAAGGACAACCTCCAATGAGTACCGACTGCAGGGTGATCATCAAGGTGCTGGACGTAAATGATAATAAACCTGATATAGGGGTGACATCTTTGTCAAAAATGGTATCAGAAGACTCCAAGCCCGGGACTGTGGTGGCTTTGATCAGTATTACAGACCAAGACGCGGGTTTAAATGGAAAAGTAATATGTAGTCTTTCAGACAATGTCCCATTTGATTTAAAACCGTCATTTCAAGAGAACATGTACTCTTTAGTTATTAAACATAAATTAGACAGAGAATCAGTTTCCCATTACGACGTCACAATAACAGCTACAGACTGTGGCGtacctcctctgtccacatcCAGAACTTTGATAATTGATGTGTCAGATGTGAATGATAATGCGCCACAATTTGCACAGAATCCAGTTGAACTTTACCTGGTAGAAAATAACGAGCCTGGAAAGCCGATTTTTTCAGTTTCTGCCTCAGATAAAGATTTGAATGAAAACGCGGCGTTAACTTATCGTATAATCAGAGAGGAAAGCAGTCAACAGAAAAACGcagtatttttaaatattaattctGATAATGGGCAAATCACCGCGCTGAAAAGTTTTGATTTTGAAACGCTGAAAACTTTCCAGTTCCAAGTTGTTGCGTCAGATTCTGGAACTCCGTCACTAAGCAACAATGTCACAGTCAAGGTCTTCATCCTGGATCAGAACGACAACGCTCCAGCCATCCTGTATCCACTCAACTCCAACGGTTCTGCTCAAGGTGTGGAGGAGATTCCCCGAAACGTCAACGCAGGACACTTGGTGACTAAAGTCAGAGCCTATGACGCTGACATAGGATATAACGGCTGGTTGCTCTTTTCACTGCAGGAAGTGACTGACCACAGTCTCTTTGCTTTGGACCGCTATACAGGACAGATCAGAACACTTCGCTCATTCACAGAGACAGACGAGGCTGAGCATAAACTGGTAATACTGGTCAAAGACAACGGCAACGTTTCTCTCTCAGCAACAGCTACAGTGATTGTCAAACTTGTGGAGCCCAAAGAGGCTTTTGCAGCTTCTGATGTTAAAAGTGCAGCAAAAGATGATGAGGACAGTAATGTCATATTTTACCTCATGATAACTTTGGGTGCAGTTTCTGTACTTTTTCTCGTCAGCATCATCGTGCTGATTGCAATGCAGTGCTCCAAATCCACAGACTATACTTCTAAATATCTGCCAGAGACTAATTATGATGGGACACTGTGTCACAGCATCCAGTACAGATCAGGAGAGAAGCGGTACATGCTAGTTGGACCCAGAATGAGTATAGGATCTACTATAGTACCTGGCAGTCATGCAAACACGCTTGTGCTCCCTGATAGGAGACGTCCTTCTGAAGAG TATTTTAATTGCTATCACCATTATTTTGAAAGACTGCCCATTATATTCTGTAGTCTTTTGACACTGCACAAATTGCTGGGATATCCACGTATGCATGGGGCGGAGATTAGTTTAGAAAAGTTAAGTAACTAA